GACATACAGCATGACCCAGACTCAAGAAATACTATCTCATCATAAAACATAACTGATGATATCAACTTTCATTGCATATGAGACAATGAGAGGTGGACGGTGTCATTTAACCTGCTTACGTCCACTAGGTGGCATCAGTAGACTGTTTCTAATTTGGCCATTGATCAGCCTTAAGAAATATTAGACATGAGGTGACAACAGCCACAGGAGGAAGATGTACCGAAGCAGTTTCCATTAAATCAGACAAAATATTAGATTATTGCATCATAACAGTTACAAATATCTGGAAACAAGAGTCACGTGTTGattttcctcctgttttttGCAACTGCGGTCACAGGCTGCTTCTTTAACTGGAAaacttgattttttaaatgttttttttaactgtttttctgtttattttgggtTTACACGAAGAAACTGCAAATGATTTTCAAAGACATAAAAGTGCTGCATTGTTTTCTAATTATCTCATTGTGTGTATGactaataaaaggcaacaggcCCGATAAATCCCATTTACAGCACATTACGTCACCTGCTATTTTACACCTGCAGTTATTCCTATATGTTCTGTGTATCCTTTAAGGCCTGCAAATTAATCAACCAATTAAAGCATTTATGccaaatgttttaattgttttgaggTTTTAAATTACGCATCATCAGCATTGTCATATAGATTCCACATTTATcctaaaaaatgtattaattaatgcTTTGGTGAGCTTTAATTGCATGTCATTCATTGACTGAGCATTCTGACTGATTTCTCTCCATAAAAACATCAGTGCACATTAGCGGCATTAAACGCCACTGAAAGACAATTTAAGCAACCGAGACGGATTgataaaatgcataattataataaaaatagcATGAATAATAATACCAAAACATCTTGTCAGAGTTGCGACTTTTCCTCTGGAGCTTAATAAACATGCAAAGACTGCAGTGTCATAGAAAACAAATACgatttaatgacaaaaaagcATATAGAAATTGTGCAATCGTggatttcttttcctcttcgtTTGATCACAGATTTCAGGTCGAtgctattttgttttggttttgtttattttttccccagAAACTCACATTCAGCTGAAGGATTTGAGGAGTctcagagataaaaaaaaaaaagaaaaaaaaagcttttggaTAACAGAACGATTGGGCCTGTTGAAATGATTATGTAATGAAGGTTTAAATAAGGCAGAAATGCCCTGCTGGACATTATTATTAAACGTAACGTAACCGTAAAATATGATGCTTCATGTTAAATAATTATCTGTGATATAAATTCAATATTTTCGTTACGGACTAATATTGACGTTTTTAACGGGGCCTAATAcattcagaaagtttttgacatGCAAATACATTATGAGGAATTGTCTGGAATTGTTATATGTCTATTAAAATATTACTCAAATTCACATTCATCCGCATACTTCAGCTGAATCTAAGTTTCTCAGTGTCTGTATTTTCATCTCCATCTGCTAACATGGatccccccctcccacacacagcCTATAACCTCCCACCATCACACCAGGTTATCAATCACAGGATTTAAGTGGCACAAgagcacgtgtgtgtgtttgtgctttggcacagactgacagagagaaaactgaacaaacaaacatacaaacaaacaaacaaacaaacaaacgaagCCATACAAAAAACGAATGGAGATACATCCCACAAATAGTCTTctcagtgaatgaatgagttacACTGTAGTGAAAGCCACTGCGGCCAGAGCTGGTACCAGGATATATTCAGTcagtctgttttctgttttgtttttttttgtgtttttttttccttcatagGAAAGGAAGGCAAAAATTGGGCTGGATTGCTTTGAGTGTTTCCAGCCGGACAGTCTCGGTCCTTCTTGTCACAGCATTTTGGAAAAGTACAGAAAtaacaaacagcaaaaacacactgtaaacagGCGCACAGAAATGTCGAAAAAGCATTAAAGTGAACCAATACTCAGTCTCGATGAGAACattagaattattattattattattattattattgtttttattattactcaGAAGGGTGTTGTCCATACGGAATGATTTCTGAACGTAAGACATTTTATTATACGATATTAAAGCAAGGTagattcaatttaatttaaataaattatgGTGTAACTGACACTAAACAATCAATAGGCTACATTACACTGAATTTAGATTAATCACCTGaattgtataataataataataataataataataataataataataataataataataaaggtaGGAGTTGGCTGGTATTggctttcatttttaacattgtaCAGCAGGTGTCTGCCATTTCAGCCCTCTTTTGCCACAAGCTGCGAAGAACCCCTGTTGCTTTTGTTATGATGGAAAGATGGCGTTTATTTACCCACACTGACTGcgacttttttttatatttccccTCCTTTAGCTGCGGACACCTCGTGCCCACATCACACTATGCCTTTCTTTAATGACACGTTACATAATGACACATCTGCGCCTTGGTAGAAGATATAGAAAAAGCATTTCGGTGTCAATGtcgctttttgttttttctttttttcttcttcttctttttttcttttcttttttttgtggttagCACACACCAGCCGTATCCCAATATGCTTGGCAGTTCCGCGGCATGAAACCTCTCCATACAGCTCTCTGCTATGCGTATTTTTAGTGCTTGGGTGCCACTGTATATCCTCACTGTATGTGTCCATGGTTCCAACGTTTTAAACTGGCTGAGGTCCAGTTCCGAGCGGTCCAGCACAGAGAATCAAACAAATAAGGGGGTATCGTACCTCCTTAAGGGGTCCGCGCTCTGCTGAGAATGGGTCACTGCACAGGAGTTTGTCCTCCGTGGTGAGGAGGGGTGTCCCCATACATGTCCTCTCCTCCTGGTAGCTGTCCCCCAGCGGGTGtcatcctcttctccttctgccttctgttacaaaaccaaaccctcaccacctccttctccagctGCAGGCTGTCCGCTAGGGAGTTGATCTCCGCTGCTCCTGGTTTTGGACATTTGAGAAAATGGCTCTCCAGAGCCCCTTTGACGCCCACCTCGATGGAggtcctctttttccttttccttccctgtGCCGCGATTTTGTCCAGGCTCGTTGGGCTCCCCGAGGTGGAGTCCGCCTCCTCCAGCCACTTGTTCAACAAGGGCTTGAGTTTACACATGTTTTTGAAGCTGAGCTGAAGCGCCTCGAACCTGCAAATGGTGGTCTGAGAAAAGACGTTTCCATACAGCGTCCCAAGAGCCAGTCCCACATCCGCCTGGGTGAAGCCCAGCTTGATACGCCGCTGTTTAAACTGCTTGGCAAACTGCTCCAACTCGTCGGAGGTCGGTGTGTCCTCGTCTGACTGGTCCTGGTGGCCCCCGTGCTGGTGATGGTGTGAGAGAGACTGCTGGTGGGCCCCAGGGCCGCCTCCGTGTTCACTGAGGTGCGGGCTGTGGCTGTGGTGGTCCTCATCCCGCAGGGGGTGGTGGTGCATCCCCCCTTGCTCTCCCCCCGGCATCAAACCAAAACCGGACTGGGAATACACCAAGCTCTGGCCCTCAGATGTCGCCATACCGGGGATGTGCGTGGTGGCTGTGCTGGTTCGCCATGCTCTGGCGTCGTGATGCGCCTGCTGGTGCGCTAGGTGAGGGTGtcgctgttgctgctgctgctgctgctgcagactgCTGGAgttctgcagctcctctcggTCACTGTCGTGTAGTGCGGGCTTCACGTCCTGTTCTCCGAGGGGACTAGATGGCCAGGGTGTCCCGCTGTCACCGTGAGACAGCGCCGTTATCCACTGGTGCGCGTGGCTGAGCGGATGTCCACCGCCCGGTAACGTGCTATAGTCGTTCTGGAGCAGGGTGTGCGCGTCCCTGTACGCTGCTGCCTGCTGCATACTCCCGGACTCCGAGTGTGGCGGCGGCGCGCTGCTGGGGGTGGTGAGGACGCTGTAGTGGTTGGACGTTGCGGTCGCCATAACTATTGGAGCCAGAGTGATTGCTGGAGTTAAAAGGAGGCTGCCTTTGACAGTAACTCTTTTGCGCCACGGGGCAGCTAGGCGTCTCTCTCCAGCATCTCCCGGGCTCTGTGCCAAGGGGACGCAGAGGCGCGCACCTGTGGTCCGCCTCGCTCCGCTCTTTATTGGCCAAGAACGGTTGACAGATGTGGTTACCCCTGACAGCACCCCGCTCATTGGTCACGGGAGATTGTACAGAAACCCCAATCACTCTGCCCAACAATACTAGCAGTCCTGCAGCATGCTAGAGTACAAAGTGGAGGGAGATTTCAGGCTGCCGAGTGTAAACACAGAATAGACTGAGCTTACCTCAgctagaagaaaaagaaatgtgaatgAAACTGAAAGAACTTCATTAACAAGGTGATCACATTTATTGCGTGTCAAAATGGTGCGTAAAAGTTGCATAAGATACACAGAATGTTCACTTTAATTTATGTAAATGCGCTCGTTTCAGGGGGCTTATACTAAAAAAGAAACTATTAAACCATTTACTCTCAGTTTTAATGCATCTGAAGTACAATATTTTGGGCAGTAACGCAGCGATCATGGCGAGAAACTTCCAGCTGCCTCTCTGCTCTCAGGACGCTGTCCAGAGAGAGGGCTGCGTGCTTCCAGGGCCTCTGCCCCGTTGCCATGGCGAACGCTGTGAATGGAACAACAACGCCCACGTCACAGCTGCAATCGTTCCTTCTTTTCGTTCCGTACCAAAGGGCTCATTGGGGCCGTGCGCTCGGCCGTCGGGACAAATAATGGGGGGCGAGCGGAGCGGGCAGCTCGGGGCCAAAGAGAGGAGGCTGCAAGAATGGATCCTTGAGCCTGCTCTGCGCCCACGGTGTCCCCCTTCCACCTGCTTGTTGGGTAAACTTTTGAGATGGATGTACCCACAGTGGCACGCGAGGTTTCCCCCCAAATCTCCAAGCAGGAAAGTAGGACTTGAATTTGGAGTAACataaggatttaaaaaaaaaaaaaaatctttatcttCTTATCTTCAGCAGTGATGGTTCTGCACTTTGATAGTTTTACTGCAACTTCACCacatttgagagagagaaaaatactaCTTTTTAACCCCCAAACTTTTATTCATCCAGTTACTCCTCTACAAGATATTTCGTTTAATTTCTGTTTATAACATATGATTCACTGTTTATAAATAGTATGTATAAGTTACAATTAGCTACACCATCCCCAGCTACTACCTGAAaatgttatgtatttattgttgtagctggaacttttatttaactttcatttttgatacctgaaatgtttctttttagtGAGATGctaaatgcaggacttttattgGTAGTAGGCCTacagtatttttacactgtaacaTTACAACTTTTAACTAactaaaggatctgaatacttcacTGTAACACAGGACCAGAAAGGTGTTTGTTATCATTTGAAAATACTGTTTTGTCATCGCTTGTCAACCCTATCAAATCGTTCATTTTGTATTATCTGCTGGTCCTATCTTTAAACGGATGCAACATTAGTGAAAATTACACTAATTCTCATTCTGCTGAACCCCCTTTGAAAGCCCCTTATACCCCTGGGGGTTCTCTGGACCTACTTTGGCAACTACTGGTATTTAggaaatgtgattttattgGCTCAAAGTGGGACACTGACTGTAAAACATAACAGCAATTTAGAGGTTAAATGAACCTCGAAGGACAAAAAAGTCACAGTTATACCCCCTTGCCCCCccaaccacacaaacacaatctatTGAAGGTTAGGGTACAATAAAATTCCTCATAGGATGTGATAggataatcaataaatactttAACATATACTGACGCATACTGAGTTATAGGGATCGAAAGAACACTGGCTTATGATTACGGTGTAATTCTGAGAATTACCAAATGTGTCGCCAGGGGCTCTTGTGAACCGTGTGTTGAGAGAGGCAAAACATATTACCCTAATAGACTAATATGCAAACTACTGGCTGCCCAATTACAGGACTTAATAACACATAAACGATGCGAGTCCTGTTCTTACAAGACGAAGAGGTCGCTGTTAATTCAGTCAAAGGACTGGGTATGCTGTCAACACAGGCGAcggttacacacacatactgtctcTGTTTCCCTGTCCCTCGTTCTGTATTCAAGAGTGAGAGTTAATGATGGAGAATCTGAGCGTTAAATTAACAGTAATTATATGGCCCCAATGCTGTAAAGATTCAATTTCTTCGCAAGTCTAATGGGCCTAAGTGTCCCCGTGCGTAGGCAGAACTCTCTATGAGATATTTATGATTgaagcacacacagagaaaaaaacaaacacacacatgcacacacacacacaccatgtacaCTTATAGAACGAAAGCATCTGTGGCTTTTTACATGTAGATTTGAAGATATTTCTGCAGGTGTAGAAGTGCAGCACTAAAATTCAAAGCCAGCTTTTTTCAAATCCAGATGCGCAGAGCCACTTTTTGTGGGTGCAACCCTCTCCCTTGCCTCAGTTAAAGAAAGACTGGTTCAAGTGCGAGGTGAAGCCATTTTATGTGAGCGAATGTTTGCAAGTAGACCAGTACGCTTTCACTTTCTGTGGACCAGTGTGTGACCGGCCCATGTCCCTCCCCCTGTGGGAACCCTAACACAGGGGTAAGTGGGGCAGGGGGGCTTCTTTATGCTGCCGGACACTGGGAGATAATGGCCATTCCTCCACAGCTGGCCCACACAATCAAAGGGAAAGGGGGCTCGGAGGATTCCAGCTTTAACCAGGCCATTGTCTGGGCTAATTACATCTGAATGCAGGACCCAGAGAACTCACCTCCCCCCTGAGCAAAACCTGCACAGAATACCCCAAACAACCCTTCAGGGATGAGGgagagtgcacacacacagggcacacacacacacagaaatacatagACCCTGGACTCCTTCATTACCCCTAAACGTAagcatacacgcacacacactcacgcacacatcCCCAGCAGGCTCTCATCAAAGTGTTGTGTCtcttgcacgcacacacacatgcacacacacacacacacgcacacatgtgGCACTTGGCATTAGATCAGATCTCAGCTTGCTGCTCTCAGAAGCGATGAGGAGGTCTTAAAGGACTTAGGTTGAatagaaaacacactgaagagtCTTTCCCCAGTGCACCACCATAATCCCAATCTATACACTCCCTCTGCCCACCCCTCCCAAAACAGTCAGTGCTCGGCTCCATCTGTAGCCGGTGAACCCCCGCTCTGTACAGTGCAGAGTTTTTCTGTGAAAACTGCAGAGTGATGTCAGGATGTCCTGTTCTGGTGCCTCAGTCAGTCAGAAAATACAGCCCGCTTGTCTCctcacactcactcatacaTCCATTTCTTCAAATAAGCagagtgagtttgtgtgtgtgtgtgtgtgtgtgtgtgtgtgagagagagagagtgagagagagagagtgagagagagagagagagagagtgagtgtgtgtgtgtgtgtgtgtaagagagagagttgtgtgaaaatgtattaGTGTTGTCTCTCGtctccatctctttttctcttagcttgtgtgtttgtgtgtgagagttaaGGTTTGTATGGATATGTGCAGTTATACactatacacatacacatttcccCAGACACGtttcacattgtgtgtgtgtgtgtgtctgtgggtgtgtgtgtgtgtgtgtgtgtgtgtgtgtgtgtgtgtgtgtgtgtgtgagacagtgtCAGGGTTAGGAGGTCTCACTGGTGCTCAGTTTAGCATTGATTTATTCTCTTTCTCCAATTTATTTCCCCTTCGCCTGATCTGCCTCTGGGAGGACAAATGGAGGAGAAACGCCAAGCACAGTAACcattcctcacacacacacacacacacacacacacacacacacacacacacacacacacacacacacacacacacacacacacacacacacagtgacaaatGTTTCCACAAGCAGAAACGCACACTCAAATTCATATTTCTGCATAGGGCTTGCAAgcaaacgcacacacatactgataCTGAAACACCACTATAGCTCAGTT
This genomic interval from Scomber japonicus isolate fScoJap1 chromosome 17, fScoJap1.pri, whole genome shotgun sequence contains the following:
- the pou3f2a gene encoding POU domain, class 3, transcription factor 2a, producing the protein MSGVLSGVTTSVNRSWPIKSGARRTTGARLCVPLAQSPGDAGERRLAAPWRKRVTVKGSLLLTPAITLAPIVMATATSNHYSVLTTPSSAPPPHSESGSMQQAAAYRDAHTLLQNDYSTLPGGGHPLSHAHQWITALSHGDSGTPWPSSPLGEQDVKPALHDSDREELQNSSSLQQQQQQQQRHPHLAHQQAHHDARAWRTSTATTHIPGMATSEGQSLVYSQSGFGLMPGGEQGGMHHHPLRDEDHHSHSPHLSEHGGGPGAHQQSLSHHHQHGGHQDQSDEDTPTSDELEQFAKQFKQRRIKLGFTQADVGLALGTLYGNVFSQTTICRFEALQLSFKNMCKLKPLLNKWLEEADSTSGSPTSLDKIAAQGRKRKKRTSIEVGVKGALESHFLKCPKPGAAEINSLADSLQLEKEVVRVWFCNRRQKEKRMTPAGGQLPGGEDMYGDTPPHHGGQTPVQ